Sequence from the Armatimonadota bacterium genome:
CTCGTTGTTCACGTCCGTGCCTGCGACCAACACACCCAGTCCGAACTGAATCGGGTTCGTACCACCCAAGGTGGACGACGGGCGAGAGGCGCCTCTGATTGTCTGTGCGATCATGTCTTGGAACGTGATGCGGGAACTCTTGAACGCTGTCGTGTTGACGTTGGCCAAGTTGTTGCCGATGACGTTCATGCGCGTCTGTTGCGCTTTGATGCTGGCGACCCCAGCTAGCATTGCTTGAAGCATTTTTTTCTTCCTGTATATTCCTTTCTCTTTTCTGTCGAGGAAGAAGGCTTGCGAGAACCTTGTCGAGATTCGCGCCTAGCTCCTGAGCCATCGGCACAGGTCCACTATTTCGCCTTCCTCCGTAGGTTTAGTCAGTCTTTCGTACTCCGATCTACACGATCACGGCAGAGTCGATGTTGGTGAACACGTTCTCCTTGAGGCGTGCCTTGTCGACGGCGGTGATGACCGTTCGATTCTTGACGCTCACGATGAGCGCGATGTCGTCAACCATCACCAGCGCTTCCTTGGCGCCCTTTTTCGCAGCGCGATCCACGCCATCCAAGACGCGCTCCCAAGCGTCTGCGTCGAGCTTGATCTCGCGGCTCTCAAGCCGCGTCTGCGCGTGGGCGCTGACCTTCAGCCGATCCGCCAGGATCGACTGAAAGTCTGCGCCCTGATCTGGGATCTGAGCCGCTTGCGTCCGCGTTTGCGTCCGCGTTTGGATCAGTTCCTGAATCTTCGTGTTCTGAATCGGAGCACTCATTGTCTTACTCTCGTATCGATTGGATCGCCGTCATGTTGACTTCGACGATCCCGCCGTTTGCCTCTCTGAGACCGAGGATTCTCTCGCCGTTCCTAACGGTGAGCTGCACTACGGTCCCGGTTACGATTGGGGATTCGCCGAGGTTCAGCCCCGTAAAGGGCCGAACTGCTGTCACCGTCTTCCCTATCAGGCTTGCGCCTTGCAGGGTGTCCATAGAATCGTTCAACCTGTCCATTCCTTGAACCTGACCAAGTTGAGCTATTTGACCGAAGAAGTCTCCATCGCTCATCGGCTCAAGCGGATTCTGATTCAGCAGTTGAACGGTCAGCAGACGCATGAACATAGTCATGTCCATCTCCGGCTTTTCTGGTACCGGCCGATCGCCGTAGTACACGGCTCCGTCAATAGGTGTTACTGGAAACATTATCTTCTCCTAGACCGTGTAGTCCACGACCTCCGTTGTTGGCGCGAACCACGGTGTGTGCGCAGCTACGACCACTGGGACATCTTGGCGAGACGCCTGTGATACGTTTGCGAAGCGCTCGAACTCCTGTCGCATGTCGTGGTTCCGGTCGGCGCGTTGGTCGCTCGTCTGCGGCTCGCCGTCGGCCTCCTGGCCTACGTTGAACGAGTCCAGCGAGAGCCCTTTGCTCTCGACGCTCTGCACCAGGTCGCCGCGATGGGCGACAAGTGCGTCTCGTACGGCATCATTGCTCGCGCGGATGTCCGCTTCTACTCTCTGTCCGAACGACCTAACTGAGACCGTAATCGATCCCAGATCTTCCGGCTGTAGCCGGATAACCACTCGGCCGCGTCCTTGCGAAGCCGCGATCTCTTGGATGTGGTCAATGATCGAGTCGTGCACAGATGAGACAATCTGCTGCGCGGCCAGACGAAGCGCTGACGCATCGATAGTGCGCCGTGCGCCCTCCGAGACGTTTGAAGCCAGCGGTACACCTGGGTCGCTCGCATGGATTGCAGCAGCCTCGAAGTCCGGCAGCGTGCCTTTAGCAACTCCGCTTCTGTAACCGATCAATGTCGGCCTGGCCGCCGTGAGCGGCTGCGCTGAACTTGCCGAAGGAACGTGATTGCTGACCAACGGAACCGGACCGTTGTTGAGCCGCGGCCTGCGGCCCACCAAGCTGTCCGGAGTGATCAGAGTGCCTGTGGCATTCGCCTCAGGAGTCGGATGCGACACAGTTGTCGGAACCGCATTAGAGGACTTTGGCCTTGCCGAGTGCTGAGTGACCGGCTTGCCGTCCTCCGCATTGAGCGTCGGTCGTGCAGAGTGCGAAGCGACTACGTTGTATCGCCCAGCTCCGCGCACTGGTCTGATCGGCGCTTGCAGAGTCGGCTTCGACTCAGTCAGCGATCCGGCATTGAGCGTTGGTACGGGAGCCTGCGCAGTGATTGACTCACGCAGTGCAGTCGGCGACAAGCCCTTGCTCAAGATGCTCACCATCGTCTCGAGGTTGACCGGCGGCAACACCGCCTGAACTTCGATCTTGTGAGCGCCAAGCTCCGGAGCGATCTTGATCGGAACGCCCAACAGGTCCTGGGGGACACCCGGCCTGGGCGCCTCGATGAAGAACCTCTCCGGTATACCGCTAGGCTTTGTCGGCATGTGCATGCCGAACGCCGGCGGAAAGACGGCGCCTTCGCGAATACCGTTGTCACCCGCTTTCACCTGTATCCCAGGCATAGGCTGCGGGGGCGCAGCCAGCAACGGTCGTAGCATTGGATTGAAGCTCACGACTGGCGTCGGAAGCTCTTGGCTTCTGATAATCCCCGTTCGGCCGCCGTTGTCGACGTCGAGAATCCTTGCGTCGGGCGCGATTCTGCCGATCTCAAACGCCTGGGTTACCGGCCTGTTGTCTGTGCGTAGAAACGCGTCGATTAGTCGTTTGACCGAGGCCGGAACAGGCACAGCGTCGATCTTCTCGACGATTGCTTGCTGAAGAACCGTGAGGTTCCGAGTGCTCAACGTTGCGGGAACGTCAACGCCGATCGCGGCCAAGAGGTCCTTGAATTTCGGCTTCCCGTTCTCAACGTGCAGGTCGAGTTCCAAGAGCACGTTGCCAAGGCCGAAGCCGGGTCGAATTTTCTTATTCAGCGCGAGGTCGCGGAAGTTCGGATCGAACGGCAGTACTGCTTCGAGAAGGTCCAGCGCTTGCTGTAGAGGCTTCGGCTCTATCTGGCTCGCTTCCTTCCTGTCCGCCCGGATGTCGGACGGTGCTCCGCGTGTTGGCGGACTACCTGTCTTTCGAACTTCCTTTCCAAAGTTTCGCTCAGGGGGTTTGATGCCTCTGGGCTCTACTTCTTGACCGACGCGCACATTGTGCGTCAGTGAAAGTATGTCCATTGTTTCAGCCTCCAAATTAAGGCTCAAAGATATCTTCGGTAGGCCAACCCAGCAAATTTAGGAGGGGAGCCTGCGTTTCCTGCGGTTGAGTCCGCGATTCTGTCATACTTGAGCCGTAGGCACCGGCCAAGGTTCGCCGCGAGGCAGAGAGCAACCTAGACTTTAGCCCCCTCGTTCACGATCCCGGCGCCGAAAAAAACTATGCCTGGCAAGAACGACGAACAATCCACTCCGGCTTTAGGAAAAGGCAAAGCACGGAGTTCAAAGGCTTCCCCGCCCTCCAGTGAGGAGCCGCAGCCAACGAAGTC
This genomic interval carries:
- a CDS encoding flagellar hook-length control protein FliK: MDILSLTHNVRVGQEVEPRGIKPPERNFGKEVRKTGSPPTRGAPSDIRADRKEASQIEPKPLQQALDLLEAVLPFDPNFRDLALNKKIRPGFGLGNVLLELDLHVENGKPKFKDLLAAIGVDVPATLSTRNLTVLQQAIVEKIDAVPVPASVKRLIDAFLRTDNRPVTQAFEIGRIAPDARILDVDNGGRTGIIRSQELPTPVVSFNPMLRPLLAAPPQPMPGIQVKAGDNGIREGAVFPPAFGMHMPTKPSGIPERFFIEAPRPGVPQDLLGVPIKIAPELGAHKIEVQAVLPPVNLETMVSILSKGLSPTALRESITAQAPVPTLNAGSLTESKPTLQAPIRPVRGAGRYNVVASHSARPTLNAEDGKPVTQHSARPKSSNAVPTTVSHPTPEANATGTLITPDSLVGRRPRLNNGPVPLVSNHVPSASSAQPLTAARPTLIGYRSGVAKGTLPDFEAAAIHASDPGVPLASNVSEGARRTIDASALRLAAQQIVSSVHDSIIDHIQEIAASQGRGRVVIRLQPEDLGSITVSVRSFGQRVEADIRASNDAVRDALVAHRGDLVQSVESKGLSLDSFNVGQEADGEPQTSDQRADRNHDMRQEFERFANVSQASRQDVPVVVAAHTPWFAPTTEVVDYTV